TCCTCGGCAAAGAGAATCGATTGGATCGGAAAAAAGTCATTTAAGAGGAGGGATAACCCGTCCCTAACGATTTCATGATCATCCACGATGAGCAGATTCACGAACTTCCCCCTCCTTGAAGTGGAATATATCCTTCTACGACGGTCGGCCCTCCGATTTTGCTAAACCATTTGATCTCTCCTCCCATCATTTCAATCCTCTCTTTCATATGATATCTCCCCACCCCTTCTTTGCATTCTTCTACCTTAAACCCTCTTCCGTCATCCCGCACTTGGAAAAAGAGCCGGGTTTGCCTTGGCTCCAGGAGAAGATCAATCTGTTTCGCCTTCCCATGGCGGACCGCATTTAACACCGCCTCTTGCAGCACCCGGTAAAGGTGGAGGCTCGCTTCATGGGAAAGGGAGAGTTTCCGGGGAGGGAGATGAAGATGAATCGCTATCCCTTCCATCTCCCGCCAATCTTCCGCCGCCCTTAAAACCGCCTCATGTAGATCAAAGGCATCCGAAGGAAGGGGGCGAAGGGTTCTCGAAATCCGGCGAATGCGCTCTAACGCCTCTTCCAAACCGGTTGTTAGTTTCCGGGCGTGTTTTTTCATGGCTGGATCGCATTCGTGGCGTTCAATCCCTTGAAGGCCTAAAACGGCGCTGTAAATGGTTTGTCCGATCTCGTCATGGAGCAGCCTGGCAATTCGCTTCCGTTCCCTTTCCTGGGCGAGTATCGTCTCCTTGACCAAGGTGTGCTCCATTTTTTTCGTCTGTTCCTCCGCGATGCGGAGGGGATCCCGGATGATCAGGATGTACCCTGCCGTCCCGTTCAGGAGGATCTTTTTGGTGCTCATTTGAAAAAAACTATGTTTTCCTTCATAGGTAGGCATATGGGATTCGAAGACAGGAAGGGCATGGTCATGCATAAGAATGCAGCGTTCCTCTCCAGGCAGCACCTCTCGCATCTCACAATAGGAACAGTGGGGGACCTTCTCCCCTTCCTTCCACCCCATCTGTTCCTTGGCAATCCGGTTGATGTAGAGGATCACCCGATGTTGATCCATCACGATGACGCCCTCAGGGAACTGGTCTAGGATCTCTTTTGTCCATATGCTTTCCATGAGAATCCCTTCTTCTTCCGATGCTTGCTTTTACTTTACCATAAAATTGTGAAGAAGAATGAAAGCCTCTGTGAAATGGCCACGAAACGACCATAAAAAAAAAAGAAGGCAAAATCGTATCCTTTGCCTTCTCCTATCCTCTGGTGAGATGGATCTCCCCTTCCTTGATGCGTATGCTTACTTTTGCCTCCTCCCGGGTAAAGAAATGCCCTTTCCCGCCGATGAGAACTTCGGTCTCCGGATATACTTTATTAAGACGAACCACTCCTTCAGGATCAAGTACTTCAACCAAGGTGCGCACTCCGGCCTGGGACCCCACTTCTTCAAGCTCTACCCTATGGCCGGACCTGATTTCGCCGCCCCGGTAGGAGCCTTTCCCTCTCACGCTTCCTCCGGCATCGATGATCGAATGGTATCCTCCCCGTTGGGTTACCTCCACATCCCCTTTTGATTCCACTTTACTGTTAAGGAGACTGGAAAGAACCACCTTCACATCCTTCTTATCTTCCGCCGGATTCTCTTTCAAAAGCTGCTTTAAATGTAAGAGCAGCTTTTGAAACCGGACATAGGTGATGTCTGGCGGACTTCCCCCTGTGTGGGAAAGCTGTGCCTGTACCTGTTGAAGCCCATCGATCACCTCCAGCCAATCTTTTGGAAGGCTGATCTTTTGTCTTTCCTTGGCCAATTCTTTAATCTCCTCCCCGATGCGGGGATTTATCTTTTGGATCAACAGTTTGACGACCGGAAGGATCGTTTGCTGCTCCTCTTGCAAGATCCATTTCCCCTGGGGCGTTTGGGATATTTGATGGATCCCGACGTCCACTTTCTCCAGATCCTCTTTGATCTTTTCCAAGGTGAATTTTAATTCTTGCAAGGGGCTAACACCAGCAGAAAGATGGCTGCCTATCGCCTGACCTTGAACCAGGATCGAACCCCCTGCCTTTACGGTGGCCTTCATCACATTTCCCCCGACGCGGATATCCCCGTCTGCCTCCACGGTCATTCCTTCGTTTATATTGCCGGAGATTTGAATATCTCCGCGGAAGCGGATATTCCCGGTGGAAAGGTCCACATCTCCCGACTGGATGAGGGTTGGAGCGACACTGATGTGGTAACCCCCGCTTTTCGTCTTTACCTTTAAGTATCCATTGATCGTGGCGTAGATCACCTTTCCTTCCTCATCCAGCCGAACCCCTTGCCCAAGGGCGATGTTAACCGCCCGAACCGGAGGGGGAGGGATCGGTTCCCCACGGACTCCGCTGCCCTCCCTGCCCGGCTGAGGAGGGAAGATCTGGGCGATTCGGTCTCCGGCGGCTACACTGGGAATGCGAAAGAAATCCAGATAATTAATCCTTCCGTTCTCCTCCACGAAGCGATGCTCTTCCTGAGTTTGAACGAACCATTCCACCCAACCGTCCTTCCC
The DNA window shown above is from Thermicanus aegyptius DSM 12793 and carries:
- a CDS encoding histidine kinase; protein product: MESIWTKEILDQFPEGVIVMDQHRVILYINRIAKEQMGWKEGEKVPHCSYCEMREVLPGEERCILMHDHALPVFESHMPTYEGKHSFFQMSTKKILLNGTAGYILIIRDPLRIAEEQTKKMEHTLVKETILAQERERKRIARLLHDEIGQTIYSAVLGLQGIERHECDPAMKKHARKLTTGLEEALERIRRISRTLRPLPSDAFDLHEAVLRAAEDWREMEGIAIHLHLPPRKLSLSHEASLHLYRVLQEAVLNAVRHGKAKQIDLLLEPRQTRLFFQVRDDGRGFKVEECKEGVGRYHMKERIEMMGGEIKWFSKIGGPTVVEGYIPLQGGGSS
- a CDS encoding DUF342 domain-containing protein, which encodes MEREGLGKERKKYPLWHLHIEPLKVRLIVKQGEGEAPFTEEEVKRRLMQEGIKLPIQEEELRVALHAPPPGEYLLAEGTPPENGKDGWVEWFVQTQEEHRFVEENGRINYLDFFRIPSVAAGDRIAQIFPPQPGREGSGVRGEPIPPPPVRAVNIALGQGVRLDEEGKVIYATINGYLKVKTKSGGYHISVAPTLIQSGDVDLSTGNIRFRGDIQISGNINEGMTVEADGDIRVGGNVMKATVKAGGSILVQGQAIGSHLSAGVSPLQELKFTLEKIKEDLEKVDVGIHQISQTPQGKWILQEEQQTILPVVKLLIQKINPRIGEEIKELAKERQKISLPKDWLEVIDGLQQVQAQLSHTGGSPPDITYVRFQKLLLHLKQLLKENPAEDKKDVKVVLSSLLNSKVESKGDVEVTQRGGYHSIIDAGGSVRGKGSYRGGEIRSGHRVELEEVGSQAGVRTLVEVLDPEGVVRLNKVYPETEVLIGGKGHFFTREEAKVSIRIKEGEIHLTRG